The sequence GAATTCCTCGCCCCCGTATCTGGCCACGAAATCGATTTCCTTCCTGATTACTCCTGCCGTGGTTTTTGCCACATGGCGCAGCACTGCGTCCCCGACCTGATGGCCATAAGTATCGTTGAAGCTCTTGAAATGGTCTATGTCAAGCATGATCATCGAAAGGTCGGTTTTGTAGCGTTTGGCATGGAAGACCTCTTCATTCAGCCGCACCTGGAAGTAGCGCCTGATGAAAACCCCGGTCAAGCCGTCTGTGATGGACAGCTCATAGAGCTGCTTGTTCTTGAAAGCGACCGCCACCTCACCGGCCAGCGCCATGCCCAGTTTCAGGTCTGAATTGAAGAACCCGTTCTTTTTATTGAGAAGATTGATCACCCCGATCGGCTGATTGTCCACGCACAGCGGCAGGCAGATCATGTTCCGCAGGCCTGAGTTCAGATTAAGTTTCTGGTAAGGGATGAAATAGTCGCTCTTTTCCACGTCCTTGACCAGCAGCGGTTCATTCAGTTCCAGTGATTTTCCGGCAATCCCCTCTCCGACCGGGAAAGTGATCCATTCCTCTATTTCAATGATCCGGTCTTTCCAGTAAACCACCTTGGCTTTCAGGCTGCGTCCTTCCAGGAGCATCAGCGAGGCATGCTCACAGTTAACAGCTTCAGCCAGAATTTCCAGGATCTTGGTCAAAAGCTGACTCATGTCAGGAATATTGATGATGGCCTGATTGACCTGGATCAGGCATTGCATGGCCCGATTCTTCAAGTCAAGTTCATGGTTTGAAGTGATGATTGTATTCAATTTCTGCTTGAGATTCAATGTCATCCGGTTGATGTTTGTAGCAAGTTCCAGGGTTTCGTGGCTCTGATTTACCGGGAACTGATAATCAAGATTACCCTTGGCAAGTTCCGAGATTCCTGTCATCAGTTCCCTGAACGGATTCCGGTTCCTGCAGAGCAGCCAGGAAATTGTCAGCGTGGCGGCGGAAATCATGATTGTGATGATCAATCCAGTGAAAAAAAAGGATCTCAGACTGGAAAAGTAAATCAGCAGGATGGTCAAAACAGAGAATCCGGCTGCCACGATAAAAATCTGGATAAAATGCTTTTTCAGCATGAGGCCTTTTTACAAACAAGATAACTAATCTTATCGGAAAATGAACAGGCAATCAATGATTGAGGATTTTGTTCAGTGTTTCCCCTGAGACTGATGCTCCGGGAAATGTTCTGCCCTGGGCAGCCTCCCTGGTAATGATCCAGTCATCAGCCGTGTTAGTGTCCAGGAAAGAGGAATCCCTTGTGATAATGTAGTCTGCAGGTACCTTGGAAGAGTCCACACCCGCGTTTTCGGCTGCAGACTTCCACTGTCCGTTGTTTACGATTTTCTGCAGATCCTTGTCTTCACCTCTGGGAAATTTTCCATCGTGATTGGTCCAGCAGACTGCGTCTACAATCTCACCTTTCTGATTCCTGAGAAGAATCTGTTCGTCAGTGGCTGTAAGCTTGAACTTCTGGGCAAATAGGCGTAAAACACCGTTCCTGGAAGCCGTTTCATCGATCCGGCTGTCTCCCTGGGTTACGATCAGGAATTCACCGGTCCTGATCCTGGCAGCCGGTGGAATCACTTTCAGTACAGAGTCGCTTTCCAGATAATAATTCCCGATCTCCATCCCCTTGCCGGAATTCCCGTCGTCCAGGCAATAGAGTTCGATCCAGTCGCCTGAACGGTCTTTGAAGCTGACCTTGGAAATGAGCAAAGAGGATTCAAGTGATGATTGGTGGCTTGAAACCTGCGGGACACCGTTCAGGACCATCTGGCTGGTCGTATCGTCGAAATTTTTTCTGACCTGGGCCATATACTGCTGAGCGAGTTCAGAGTCATGTACTACGACCAGGTTTTCATCGTTATTGGAATCAGCGGTGGAGGTGAGGTTGAAGGAGCCTGTGATCACTGTGGGATCCGAATCAGTGCCTGCGTCGATCACAATGAACTTGTGATGCAGGAAGCCTTTGTGGATGTCCAGTTTTACATTCATTCCTGCATCTTTGAACGGAGTGTATGCGCTGTAGCCTGAAGTTGCCTGCCAGCGGTCCAAGATGCCGTATACCTGCACCCCGGCCTTGCATTTGTCCATCATTACTTTGATGATATCCTCATCTGTAAAGGTGAACATGCAGAAAAGTATCGAATGATCGGCTGAAGAGAGCAGATTCAGAATTTTCCCGCTGACTTTGTCGTATGGCGCGAAATAGATCTCTACTTTTTTTCCTTCGATTGTGAATTCGTGGGTACCCTGTAAAGCATGTTTCTTGATGGAAAATCTGTGTTCCACGAACATCTGGTCAAATTCCTGCTGATAGAGGGGCACTACATCCGGAGTGTCCAGGATGATGATGTTGTTGTTGTTCTTGAGAGTGCAGGTGTCTGTGAAATTGGTGGAACCGCTGAGTACTGCCGATTTGTCGCGGATGATGAATTTGTGGTGGCACTGGCCGCGGTCTGTTCCATCGGCGAAATCATCAGGAATGATTTTCACGCCTGCAGCTTCGATAGTCTTATAACCTGTATATTTATCGCTGTGGTAGTATTTGGATTCAGTGACCAGGCGGACATTGGCAGCGCTAAGGCGTTTGGCTGCGCTTACGATGGCGTTGACTATTCCATCATTGTCGAGTTGATAGATGCTGATGTCAAGCGACTGCTGGGCCCCGTCGATGAAAGCGACTATGCTCGGTTCGAGACTGAGGCTGTCAGGCGGCCAGTTGAAGGTGCAGGAGATGGCTGAAGCCTGGGAAGCCGTGATCGAGAGCAGGAAAACTGAAAGCAGCAAGTATTTAAAAAGCATTTCCCCCCCGAAGCCTTGATACTTAAATTATAGGTGAAAAGTGATGCAAGTCAATTTGTTTTGTAAAGGAAATTCTGAATTTTGTATGATAACATGTTAAGATGCTTCTTCTGATTATTATTCTGGTCGGATCGATTTTATTTTCGGGTTGCGGAGGACAGCTTTCCCCGCCGCTGGTTAATCCGCCGATCCGCCATGAATCACCTGTTCAGGAGCCCTCAGGCAGGAGTTTTCTCCTGATCAATCTTCTGTCCGAACCTGACTCTCTGAATCCTCTCAGTTCTGACCCGGCCAGGCTTGCGGTGAGCCGGCTGATCTTTAACGGATTGTTCAGGCCGGGTGACAGCGGACCAGAACCGGACCTGGTCAAAGAATTTCTGCCTGGGGATGGAAACAGAAGCATCCTGATCATCCTGAAAAACGAGATCCGCTGGCATGACGGAGTGGAATTCACTGCTTCAGACCTGCTCTGCACTCTGGAAAAAATCAAGGAAACCGGTTCTCTGACAAACCTTACTTCTGCTCTGGAAAGCATAGAAGTGATTGATCTTTATAATCTGAAGGTTCACTGCAAACCGGCTGCCGCAGAGACCTCTTTATGGACCTTCGGGATGCTGCCGTCTCATCTTTTACTGAAGGAAAATCTGACCGGTAATTCCTTTTTCAACCAGCCGACAGGCACTGGACCTTATCGATTCCTAGGCTGGTCGAAGAGTTCAGAAATCCTGCTCGACGCAAACCCTGACTATTATGAAGGATCTCCAGGAATCAGCCGCTGCATTTTCAGGTTCGAACAACCCTCAGTCGCAATGCTGAAGCTTAAAAACCACGAACTGGATGTGCTTGAGCTTAGCGCGGAGCAGGTGGCTAATCAGGCTTCAGACAAGGAATTCCAGCAGGCGTTCAGGGTCCTTTCTACTGCT is a genomic window of Candidatus Wallbacteria bacterium containing:
- a CDS encoding phospholipase D-like domain-containing protein, with amino-acid sequence MLFKYLLLSVFLLSITASQASAISCTFNWPPDSLSLEPSIVAFIDGAQQSLDISIYQLDNDGIVNAIVSAAKRLSAANVRLVTESKYYHSDKYTGYKTIEAAGVKIIPDDFADGTDRGQCHHKFIIRDKSAVLSGSTNFTDTCTLKNNNNIIILDTPDVVPLYQQEFDQMFVEHRFSIKKHALQGTHEFTIEGKKVEIYFAPYDKVSGKILNLLSSADHSILFCMFTFTDEDIIKVMMDKCKAGVQVYGILDRWQATSGYSAYTPFKDAGMNVKLDIHKGFLHHKFIVIDAGTDSDPTVITGSFNLTSTADSNNDENLVVVHDSELAQQYMAQVRKNFDDTTSQMVLNGVPQVSSHQSSLESSLLISKVSFKDRSGDWIELYCLDDGNSGKGMEIGNYYLESDSVLKVIPPAARIRTGEFLIVTQGDSRIDETASRNGVLRLFAQKFKLTATDEQILLRNQKGEIVDAVCWTNHDGKFPRGEDKDLQKIVNNGQWKSAAENAGVDSSKVPADYIITRDSSFLDTNTADDWIITREAAQGRTFPGASVSGETLNKILNH
- a CDS encoding ABC transporter substrate-binding protein, coding for MLLLIIILVGSILFSGCGGQLSPPLVNPPIRHESPVQEPSGRSFLLINLLSEPDSLNPLSSDPARLAVSRLIFNGLFRPGDSGPEPDLVKEFLPGDGNRSILIILKNEIRWHDGVEFTASDLLCTLEKIKETGSLTNLTSALESIEVIDLYNLKVHCKPAAAETSLWTFGMLPSHLLLKENLTGNSFFNQPTGTGPYRFLGWSKSSEILLDANPDYYEGSPGISRCIFRFEQPSVAMLKLKNHELDVLELSAEQVANQASDKEFQQAFRVLSTALEGTQTFAVCKDLNLSIFPDGRGLILQHDWVDELLP
- a CDS encoding diguanylate cyclase, which encodes MLKKHFIQIFIVAAGFSVLTILLIYFSSLRSFFFTGLIITIMISAATLTISWLLCRNRNPFRELMTGISELAKGNLDYQFPVNQSHETLELATNINRMTLNLKQKLNTIITSNHELDLKNRAMQCLIQVNQAIINIPDMSQLLTKILEILAEAVNCEHASLMLLEGRSLKAKVVYWKDRIIEIEEWITFPVGEGIAGKSLELNEPLLVKDVEKSDYFIPYQKLNLNSGLRNMICLPLCVDNQPIGVINLLNKKNGFFNSDLKLGMALAGEVAVAFKNKQLYELSITDGLTGVFIRRYFQVRLNEEVFHAKRYKTDLSMIMLDIDHFKSFNDTYGHQVGDAVLRHVAKTTAGVIRKEIDFVARYGGEEFAVVCPGTPYEGALKLAERIRKTIEDNPLNHEKKPLKVTCSLGVSHLIREMGVERFIEIADQALYKAKETGRNRVC